From the Zetaproteobacteria bacterium genome, one window contains:
- a CDS encoding ASCH domain-containing protein — protein MEDHPEKTCSIDRLIRHPRLVAAALAGRKTEQRRDGVYGWPGERFTLQGVPFVCTALERQRLGDMDDADARAEGFPDLAAYREMILTLHRTMGWNPDALVWVHRFRRCDDTPAPSNEGEESA, from the coding sequence ATGGAGGATCATCCCGAGAAAACCTGTTCCATCGACCGGCTGATCCGCCACCCACGGCTGGTTGCGGCGGCGCTCGCCGGACGCAAGACCGAACAGCGGCGCGACGGCGTCTATGGCTGGCCGGGCGAACGCTTCACGCTGCAGGGCGTTCCGTTCGTCTGCACCGCGCTGGAGCGGCAGCGGCTGGGGGATATGGACGACGCCGACGCTCGGGCCGAGGGGTTTCCCGATCTGGCCGCCTACCGGGAGATGATCCTCACACTCCACCGGACGATGGGGTGGAATCCCGATGCATTGGTCTGGGTCCACCGTTTCCGACGCTGTGACGACACCCCTGCACCCTCGAACGAGGGGGAGGAGAGCGCCTGA
- the mnmE gene encoding tRNA uridine-5-carboxymethylaminomethyl(34) synthesis GTPase MnmE, with translation MDGETEAAIVGAGTTIAAVATPHGRGGIGVVRLSGPEAAAIAGAVGSAPLLPRQALLSRWCDGTGATIDRGIQIYFPAPASYTGEDVVEFHGHGNPVVLRALLDRLLELGARPAGPGEFTRRAVFHGKMDLTQAEAVAATIDAATRRAAMAAQRQLDGAFGRFIGDCMDRITALLATVEAQIDFVDEDLPRYAGEALRKQAEELCGRLRRSLATAPFGMRLFSGVEIAIVGAPNVGKSTLLNRLSGCERAIVSDRAGTTRDLLEVDLELAGIPVRLVDTAGLHASDDPIELEGMRRARAAAERADLVLLVVDATDGESRNCAVDADIRVMNKCDLIDPGEVPQGFLPICARSGEGVERLLEEIVGRIDAAGCATGEDAMITRLRHREAVERALLAVERGMALLDSEEMLDLAAAEWRSAWAALGEIVGIGDVERILDRIFSTFCIGK, from the coding sequence ATCGACGGGGAGACAGAGGCGGCCATCGTCGGCGCCGGCACCACCATCGCCGCCGTCGCCACGCCGCACGGCCGCGGCGGCATCGGTGTCGTCCGCCTCTCCGGACCCGAGGCTGCCGCCATCGCCGGCGCGGTGGGATCGGCGCCGCTCCTGCCGCGGCAGGCGCTGCTCAGCCGATGGTGTGACGGCACCGGCGCCACCATCGACCGCGGCATTCAGATCTACTTTCCCGCACCCGCCTCCTACACCGGTGAGGATGTGGTTGAGTTCCACGGCCATGGCAACCCGGTGGTGCTGCGCGCCCTGCTCGATCGGCTGCTGGAACTCGGTGCCCGCCCGGCTGGGCCGGGAGAGTTCACCCGCCGTGCCGTGTTCCATGGCAAGATGGATCTCACCCAGGCGGAGGCGGTGGCGGCGACCATCGACGCCGCCACCAGACGCGCCGCCATGGCGGCGCAGCGGCAGTTGGATGGCGCCTTCGGCCGGTTCATCGGGGATTGCATGGATCGGATCACCGCGCTGCTGGCCACGGTGGAGGCACAGATCGACTTTGTCGACGAAGATCTTCCCCGGTATGCCGGCGAGGCGCTGCGCAAGCAGGCGGAGGAGCTGTGCGGCCGTCTGCGGCGCAGCCTGGCCACCGCCCCTTTCGGCATGCGGCTCTTCTCCGGGGTGGAGATCGCCATCGTCGGTGCCCCCAACGTCGGAAAGTCGACCCTGCTCAACCGGCTTTCGGGGTGCGAACGGGCGATCGTCAGCGACCGTGCCGGCACCACACGCGATCTCTTGGAGGTCGATCTGGAGCTGGCCGGGATCCCGGTGCGGCTGGTGGATACCGCCGGGCTGCACGCCAGCGACGATCCGATCGAGCTGGAGGGGATGCGGCGGGCACGCGCTGCCGCAGAGCGGGCCGATCTGGTGTTGCTGGTGGTCGATGCCACCGACGGGGAGAGCCGAAACTGCGCCGTCGACGCCGACATCCGGGTGATGAACAAATGCGATCTGATCGATCCCGGTGAGGTGCCGCAAGGCTTTCTCCCCATCTGTGCGCGCTCGGGGGAGGGGGTGGAGCGGCTGCTGGAGGAGATCGTCGGCAGGATCGACGCGGCCGGATGCGCCACCGGGGAGGATGCCATGATCACTCGGCTCCGCCACCGGGAGGCGGTGGAGCGGGCGCTTCTGGCGGTGGAGCGGGGGATGGCGCTGCTCGACTCCGAGGAGATGCTCGATCTGGCGGCGGCGGAGTGGCGCTCCGCCTGGGCGGCGTTGGGGGAGATCGTGGGTATCGGAGATGTCGAGCGGATCCTCGACCGCATCTTCTCCACCTTCTGTATCGGCAAGTAA